One genomic segment of Streptosporangium album includes these proteins:
- a CDS encoding helix-turn-helix domain-containing protein → MPVPRARQIVLTAAERRRLKQLPHSRTTPFQQVVRVRIVLDAAHGYSNNIARRQGVVVDTVRLWRGRYADEGLAGLADRPRHR, encoded by the coding sequence GTGCCTGTTCCCCGTGCCCGCCAGATCGTGCTCACCGCTGCCGAGCGCCGACGGCTCAAGCAGCTGCCCCACTCTCGTACCACGCCGTTCCAGCAGGTCGTCCGCGTGAGGATCGTGCTAGACGCCGCGCACGGCTACTCCAACAACATCGCCCGTCGGCAGGGGGTGGTGGTGGATACCGTCCGGTTGTGGCGTGGCCGCTACGCCGACGAGGGCTTGGCGGGGCTGGCCGACCGGCCGCGGCATCGCTGA
- a CDS encoding TetR/AcrR family transcriptional regulator gives MPTTMGRRERKKAQTRRALSAAALRLFSEYGYDGVTVAQIADEADVSIATLFAHVPDGKEALIFDDGAERRVWLVTAVRDRPSGQSVLEALRRCMAGRGPFTEDLPPELRRKRDLIVSTPALREYSRKLWIASEGALAEVIAAESGRDPSDMTIRALARYVLEIPELAGTEPDPLAAMNAIFDLLESGWPESPKEA, from the coding sequence ATGCCGACGACCATGGGGCGCCGCGAGCGCAAGAAGGCACAGACCCGCCGGGCGTTGTCGGCCGCCGCGTTGCGGCTGTTCTCCGAGTACGGGTACGACGGCGTCACCGTCGCTCAGATCGCCGACGAGGCGGACGTCTCCATCGCCACCCTGTTCGCGCACGTGCCGGACGGCAAGGAAGCGCTGATCTTCGACGACGGCGCCGAACGACGCGTCTGGCTGGTCACCGCGGTCCGCGACCGGCCCTCCGGCCAGTCAGTGCTGGAAGCCCTGCGCCGCTGCATGGCAGGCCGGGGACCCTTCACCGAAGATCTCCCGCCCGAACTGCGGCGCAAGCGCGACCTGATCGTAAGCACGCCCGCCCTGCGGGAATACTCACGCAAGCTCTGGATAGCCAGCGAGGGAGCCCTGGCCGAGGTGATCGCCGCCGAGAGCGGCCGCGACCCCTCCGACATGACCATCCGCGCTCTCGCCCGCTACGTCCTGGAGATCCCCGAGCTCGCGGGCACGGAACCCGACCCCCTGGCCGCGATGAACGCCATCTTCGATCTTCTCGAATCCGGCTGGCCCGAGTCGCCCAAGGAAGCCTGA
- a CDS encoding MmyB family transcriptional regulator: MQDPDFRQWWAAHHVASKGAGTKTLHHPVAGDLTLDWDILTCATDPDQQLIICTAEPGTPSHERLRILGRRLCRTADTVRRQALSLTASRCTGHVRDDCLLSRTWGSDDHGRAGDLGVSIRRGRQVREDPRRVPSRIDRGSPPTCLFPVPARSCSPLPSADGSSSCPTLVPRRSSRSSA, from the coding sequence GTGCAAGACCCCGACTTCCGGCAGTGGTGGGCCGCGCACCATGTGGCCAGCAAGGGCGCCGGCACCAAAACCCTCCACCACCCCGTCGCCGGCGACCTCACCCTCGACTGGGATATCCTCACCTGCGCCACCGACCCCGACCAGCAGCTCATCATCTGTACCGCCGAACCCGGCACCCCCTCCCACGAGCGGCTGCGCATCCTGGGTCGCCGACTCTGCCGAACAGCGGACACCGTCCGTCGGCAAGCACTCTCCTTGACCGCTTCGCGCTGCACCGGTCATGTACGTGATGACTGCCTGTTATCACGTACATGGGGGAGCGACGATCACGGCCGAGCAGGCGATCTCGGCGTGTCGATCAGGAGGGGCCGCCAGGTCCGGGAAGATCCTCGACGGGTCCCCAGTCGGATCGATCGTGGAAGTCCCCCCACGTGCCTGTTCCCCGTGCCCGCCAGATCGTGCTCACCGCTGCCGAGCGCCGACGGCTCAAGCAGCTGCCCCACTCTCGTACCACGCCGTTCCAGCAGGTCGTCCGCGTGA
- a CDS encoding MFS transporter, which translates to MAIPATAGPPVTASPRLMWAILGLVLLADALDMIDATVTNIAAPTITAELHGGEGLIKWLGSAYMLAMGVLLVVGGRLGDKYGQRRLFLIGMSGFTIASAVAGLSPNPALLVLARGAQGAFGALLIPQGMAIMTKTFSRDMLTKAFGMFGPLLGIASVGGPILAGFVIDADIAGLSWRPIFLVNLVLGGLGLVLAVRLLPQDDGDASTGVDGVGSGLLAAIMFGLLLGLVEGSSNGWTAIPILSIVAGLVFLAAFARRQSTAADPLLKPSLLRNRGFSSGLLVGLIVFAATTGLVYVLSLFMQQGLHASARDASLGLLPMTVGIIVAAGACMALIKKMGRTLIFLGLAIILIGCGWLLVLVTSSGTDLSLWTLAPAVFLTGLGMGACYGTIFDIAIGDIDPDEAGSASGSLSAIQQLAAGIGSAAVTSVFFQSTASGLGHAMTTSLVVVVALTAITVPAVILMPRRAPEELQH; encoded by the coding sequence ATGGCAATCCCCGCAACGGCCGGCCCGCCGGTCACCGCGTCCCCCCGGCTCATGTGGGCGATCTTGGGCTTGGTGCTGCTCGCCGACGCCCTCGACATGATCGACGCCACGGTCACCAACATCGCCGCGCCCACGATCACCGCCGAACTGCACGGCGGCGAAGGCCTGATCAAGTGGCTCGGGTCGGCCTACATGCTCGCGATGGGCGTCCTGCTCGTGGTCGGCGGGCGGCTGGGAGACAAGTACGGCCAGCGCAGGCTGTTCCTCATCGGCATGAGCGGCTTCACGATCGCCTCGGCGGTGGCGGGACTCTCGCCCAACCCCGCTCTGCTGGTCCTCGCCCGCGGCGCACAGGGCGCGTTCGGCGCGCTCCTGATCCCGCAAGGCATGGCGATCATGACCAAAACGTTCTCGCGTGACATGCTCACCAAGGCGTTCGGAATGTTCGGCCCCCTGCTCGGCATAGCCTCGGTCGGCGGCCCGATCCTGGCCGGGTTCGTCATCGACGCCGACATCGCCGGGCTGTCGTGGCGCCCGATCTTCCTGGTCAACCTGGTGCTCGGCGGCCTCGGCCTGGTCCTGGCCGTCCGGCTGCTGCCGCAGGACGACGGCGACGCGTCCACCGGCGTGGACGGGGTGGGCTCAGGGCTGCTCGCCGCCATCATGTTCGGCCTGCTCTTGGGGCTGGTCGAGGGGTCGAGCAACGGCTGGACCGCCATCCCGATCCTCTCGATCGTCGCCGGCCTGGTGTTCCTGGCAGCCTTCGCCCGCCGCCAGAGCACCGCCGCCGACCCGCTGCTCAAGCCGTCCCTGCTGCGCAACCGCGGCTTCAGTTCCGGCCTGCTCGTCGGACTGATCGTCTTCGCCGCCACCACCGGGCTGGTCTACGTCCTCTCCCTGTTCATGCAGCAAGGGCTGCACGCCTCGGCGCGGGACGCCTCCCTGGGTCTGCTGCCGATGACCGTGGGCATCATCGTGGCCGCAGGAGCGTGCATGGCGCTGATCAAGAAGATGGGCCGAACCCTCATCTTCCTCGGCCTGGCCATCATCCTGATCGGCTGCGGCTGGCTGCTCGTCCTGGTCACAAGCTCCGGCACGGACCTGAGCCTGTGGACCCTCGCACCAGCCGTTTTCCTCACCGGCCTGGGGATGGGCGCCTGCTACGGCACGATCTTCGATATCGCGATCGGCGACATCGATCCCGACGAGGCCGGCAGCGCCAGTGGCTCCCTGTCGGCGATCCAGCAACTCGCGGCCGGCATCGGCTCGGCCGCCGTCACCTCGGTCTTCTTCCAGTCAACCGCCTCCGGCCTCGGCCACGCCATGACGACCAGCCTCGTCGTCGTCGTAGCCCTCACCGCCATCACCGTCCCGGCCGTGATCCTGATGCCCAGACGAGCACCAGAAGAACTCCAGCACTGA